Proteins encoded in a region of the Drosophila gunungcola strain Sukarami chromosome 3L unlocalized genomic scaffold, Dgunungcola_SK_2 000005F, whole genome shotgun sequence genome:
- the LOC128259053 gene encoding uncharacterized protein LOC128259053 gives MRPQEVTMALADDSNFAFVKQVALDWRELVREKRQSLILSPTLSTLADESQMMMADSKSRTQSMIPAERRDSSFYRHRFSQQPKEPMEIEHRPGSMDASRIRVNDDVELFIYLPITVTESVRASVYAMSPMSPSDLSITATQLEDPEPKSP, from the coding sequence ATGAGACCACAAGAAGTAACCATGGCTTTGGCGGACGACAGCAACTTCGCCTTTGTAAAACAGGTGGCCCTGGACTGGCGGGAACTGGTGCGCGAGAAGCGTCAGAGCTTGATTTTGTCGCCCACGCTGAGCACGCTGGCAGATGAGTCTCAAATGATGATGGCTGATTCTAAGTCCCGGACACAGTCTATGATTCCGGCTGAGCGGCGGGATTCCAGCTTTTACCGGCACCGCTTCTCGCAGCAGCCCAAGGAGCCCATGGAGATCGAGCACCGGCCGGGATCCATGGACGCGAGTCGCATTCGGGTCAATGATGACGTCGAACTGTTCATCTACTTGCCGATCACCGTCACCGAATCCGTGCGGGCCTCCGTCTACGCTATGTCCCCCATGTCCCCCAGTGACCTTAGCATTACCGCCACCCAACTAGAGGACCCAGAGCCCAAGTCACCCTAG
- the LOC128259019 gene encoding klarsicht protein isoform X6, protein MPHPIKQRVEEWLEHQPSTPQLLTRSQTHELLPGCKPDDCEASGEASETDSVPHAGVGLVVSGGGAANGAGSDTSEGFTDSIATCMQTSTNSYGNSTERIGGSAEPIGQPVTPLGFGSSNQSLNVKIVKRPQTRRKSERPWSVSCLSQLTTDAAQLSTAHRIVENSPPGLASHSISESALDSLSPGPRPRAASSSGTGSNAARKADSKGSLRRRKARKKRISAASAGRKSDSGSELGGDLTQTLMKSCESMSSQQLQEFTNALLSIQKGTVIAPLSPKGEVLAGVTLLAESEAAGETQQLMLPKFRVGSFTTAGLLASETRLGALAALSNYMNEDEQQAAPKPVQTRLKELSTEDHHSSISETAWDNYQEKYNSENYSEGFDSDAARRLLEFGDDYRNYIDSQSDCCSSLSAANNLDSFSPPRMDSLQKHELKTLHINQDTITSSVDHARRQRALELQYERRRKTLEVRRKSCQDMDEIPIVANPQKEQQTQPQLQAQPSLSASATALMTTPKNQSTSQQQLGQRTESVGRKLEFGGMSHSAQSLLRRTSESDTSTRRRRTVTADERRRSSRNLEKCIKLIPATTSSSSGSDSEDGEQEMRSLLQQSRDRLDDTRALKIRCHLLRPEDYNEIINTCRDNIRCLEAVLRGPPGTVLSNHCAGQTKDLLAAWEDLLGWSENASAARKLQQEMSVLKNALQRLGDKPTPELLDTEPAIQIAVEALKLEQTQLASYRTNMLRLNASVHSWLTRQERRLQNALEEQEQQQESEQLKQEKPLEEKAVQSNGAVAITVTDSNGNQVEAMATGEASTSTAAWDVHSLMSAEQEFHKHLKNEVSDMYSAWDEADARINTQLEMLTNSLIAWRQLESGLSEFHLALGQDRGTLKGLEGALDKGQATPVELAQNVKLVAKLLSEKVNVSQEQLLAVQQHLDPNHIYHIAKFTASNGSLSDSGISDGGATSDGGLSERERRLGVLRRLAKQLELALAPGSEAMRSIAARMESAEAELKHLQNTCRDLIVRTAASHQQKQQQQSHQVPPKANGQVKKQAGKANGQPQSPGKRGKGARKARQAKNAGEDQHEEKLSPEQQKMVLKHIKTLASGDGGDDPSDDPSLLFNLESSEEDAEEADSAQASKRGWAWRIARAAVPMQVALFTIFCAACLMQPNCCDNLNNLSMSFTPQLRYIRGPPPI, encoded by the exons ATGCCGCATCCCATCAAGCAGCGCGTCGAG GAGTGGCTGGAGCACCAGCCCTCGACGCCACAGCTGCTGACTCGCAGCCAAACGCATGAACTCCTGCCAGGCTGCAAGCCCGACGATTGCGAGGCATCCGGAGAGGCATCTGAAACGGATTCAGTGCCTCATGCTGGAGTTGGACTTGTAGTATCGGGAGGAGGAGCAGCCAACGGTGCGGGATCGGACACCTCGGAGGGATTCACCGATTCCATTGCCACCTGTATGCAAACGAGTACGAATTCCTATGGGAATTCCACGGAGCGAATCGGTGGGTCGGCAGAGCCCATTGGCCAGCCTGTGACGCCTTTGGGCTTTGGCAGTAGCAATCAGAGCCTGAACGTGAAGATTGTGAAGCGACCGCAGACGCGTCGCAAGTCGGAGAGACCTTGGTCCGTGTCGTGCCTGTCCCAGTTAACCACGGATGCGGCCCAGTTGAGCACGGCCCACAGGATTGTGGAGAACTCGCCGCCGGGACTGGCCAGTCATTCGATCAGCGAGAGTGCCCTGGACTCGCTTTCGCCGGGACCCAGACCGCGGGCTGCTTCTTCCTCGGGAACGGGAAGTAATGCGGCCAGAAAGGCGGACAGCAAGGGATCGCTGCGGCGGAGAAAGGCCCGCAAGAAGCGCATTTCGGCCGCCTCGGCTGGCAGGAAATCGGATTCAGGTTCCGAGCTGGGTGGAGATCTCACCCAGACGCTGATGAAGTCCTGCGAATCCATGTCGTCGCAGCAGTTGCAGGAGTTCACCAATGCTCTGCTGAGCATCCAAAAGGGAACAGTCATTGCCCCTTTGAGTCCCAAGGGAGAGGTTTTGGCGGGAGTTACTCTGCTGGCCGAAAGCGAGGCAGCAGGGGAAACGCAGCAGCTGATGCTGCCCAAATTCCGGGTGGGATCCTTCACCACGGCAGGTCTACTGGCCAGCGAAACGAGATTGGGCGCCCTCGCAGCTCTGTCCAACTACATGAACGAAGACGAACAGCAAGCAG CACCCAAGCCGGTTCAGACCAGGCTCAAAG AACTCAGCACCGAGGACCATCACAGCAGTATTTCGGAGACGGCCTGGGATAATTACCAAGAGAAATACAACTCGGAGAACTATTCCGAGGGCTTTGATTCGGATGCGGCCCGGCGTCTCTTAGAATTCGGCGACGACTATCG CAATTACATCGACTCGCAGTCGGATTGCTGCAGTTCTCTGTCGGCGGCCAACAATCTGGATTCGTTTTCGCCGCCACGCATGGATTCACTGCAGAAGCACGAGCTGAAGACACTCCACATCAACCAGGACACAATTACCAGTAGCGTGGACCACGCCCGCCGCCAGCGCGCATTGGAGCTACAGTACGAACGCCGTCGCAAGACCCTGGAAGTTAGACGCAAATCCTGCCAAG ATATGGATGAAATCCCGATAGTTGCCAACCCCCAGAAGGAGCAGCAGACTCAGCCGCAATTGCAGGCACAGCCTTCGCTGTCTGCCTCCGCCACCGCCCTAATGACCACGCCCAAGAACCAGTCCACCAGCCAGCAGCAGCTTGGCCAACGCACCGAGTCCGTGGGCCGGAAGCTAGAGTTTGGCGGAATGAGCCACTCGGCTCAGTCCCTACTGCGTCGCACCTCCGAGAGCGACACTTCGACCAGGAGGCGACGTACTGTGACGGCGGACGAGAGGAGACGCTCCTCCCGCAACTTGGAGAAATGCATCAAGCTGATTCCAGCCACTACTTCATCGTCCAGTGGATCGGACTCCGAGGATGGAGAGCAGGAGATGCGATCTCTTCTGCAGCAAAGCCGCGACAGGCTGGACGACACCAGAGCCCTGAAGATCAGATGCCATCTGCTCAGACCAGAGGATTAT AACGAGATCATCAACACTTGCCGCGACAATATACGCTGCCTGGAGGCCGTGCTGCGCGGTCCACCCGGCACTGTGTTGTCCAACCACTGCGCTGGCCAGACAAAAG ATCTGCTCGCTGCCTGGGAGGACCTGCTGGGCTGGAGCGAGAATGCCTCGGCTGCCCGCAAGTTGCAGCAGGAGATGAGCGTGCTCAAGAACGCACTGCAGCGACTGGGGGACAAGCCCACTCCGGAACTCCTCGACACAGAGCCGGCCATTCAAATAGCCGTGGAGGCCCTCAAG CTGGAACAGACGCAACTGGCCAGCTACAGGACCAACATGCTGCGCCTCAACGCCTCCGTCCACAGCTGGCTGACCAGACAGGAGCGGCGTCTGCAGAACGCCTTAGAGgaacaggagcagcagcaggagtcCGAACAACTCAAGCAGGAGAAGCCGTTGGAGGAGAAGGCTGTGCAGTCCAACGGAGCTGTGGCCATCACGGTCACCGACAGCAATGGCAATCAGGTGGAAGCCATGGCCACTGGAGAAGCCTCCACCTCCACGGCTGCCTGGGATGTCCACTCGCTGATGTCCGCGGAGCAGGAGTTCCACAAGCATCTTAAGAACGAAGTGAGCGACATGTACAGCGCCTGGGATGAGGCAGATGCCAG AATCAACACGCAACTGGAGATGCTCACCAACTCGCTGATTGCCTGGCGTCAGCTAGAGTCTGGCCTGAGTGAGTTCCACTTGGCCTTGGGCCAGGATAGGGGCACCCTGAAGGGTCTTGAAGGAGCGCTGGACAAGGGACAGGCTACGCCCGTTGAGCTGGCCCAAAATGTCAAGCTGGTGGCTAAGCTGCTCTCCGAAAAGGTTAATGTGAGCCAGGAACAACTGCTGGCCGTACAGCAGCACCTCGACCCCAATCACATCTACCACATTGCCAAGTTTACGGCCTCGAATGGTTCGCTCTCGGACTCTGGCATTTCCGATGGCGGTGCCACTTCCGATGGTGGCCTCTCCGAGAGGGAGCGTCGATTGGGCGTGCTACGTCGCCTGGCCAAGCAGTTGGAACTGGCCTTGGCGCCGGGCAGCGAGGCAATGCGTTCGATTGCCGCCCGCATGGAGAGTGCCGAGGCCGAGTTGAAGCACCTGCAGAACACCTGCAGGGACTTGATTGTGCGCACGGCAGCCAGCCaccagcagaagcagcagcaacagagcCATCAAGTGCCACCCAAGGCCAATGGACAAGTAAAGAAGCAGGCTGGCAAGGCCAACGGTCAACCGCAGTCGCCTGGTAAACGCGGCAAGGGAGCGCGGAAAGCGCGTCAGGCCAAGAACGCTGGAGAGGATCAGCATGAGGAGAAGCTCAGTCCGGAGCAGCAGAAGATGGTGCTGAAGCATATTAAGACCCTCGCCAGTGGCGACGGTGGTGACGACCCCTCCGATGATCCCTCGCTGCTCTTTAACTTGGAAAGCTCCGAGGAAGATGCCGAAGAAGCGGATTCCGCACAGGCCAGCAAACGCGGTTGGGCGTGGCGCATAGCCAGGGCGGCTGTGCCCATGCAGGTGGCCCTGTTCACCATCTTCTGCGCCGCCTGTCTGATGCAGCCCAACTGCTGCGACAATCTGAACAACCTGTCCATGAGCTTTACGCCCCAGTTACGTTATATCCGCGGACCACCTCCGATCTGA
- the LOC128259019 gene encoding klarsicht protein isoform X7 yields the protein MGKVSVAVQTDISEMLSASSSTNTSRSSSEQDLLAAWEDLLGWSENASAARKLQQEMSVLKNALQRLGDKPTPELLDTEPAIQIAVEALKLEQTQLASYRTNMLRLNASVHSWLTRQERRLQNALEEQEQQQESEQLKQEKPLEEKAVQSNGAVAITVTDSNGNQVEAMATGEASTSTAAWDVHSLMSAEQEFHKHLKNEVSDMYSAWDEADARINTQLEMLTNSLIAWRQLESGLSEFHLALGQDRGTLKGLEGALDKGQATPVELAQNVKLVAKLLSEKVNVSQEQLLAVQQHLDPNHIYHIAKFTASNGSLSDSGISDGGATSDGGLSERERRLGVLRRLAKQLELALAPGSEAMRSIAARMESAEAELKHLQNTCRDLIVRTAASHQQKQQQQSHQVPPKANGQVKKQAGKANGQPQSPGKRGKGARKARQAKNAGEDQHEEKLSPEQQKMVLKHIKTLASGDGGDDPSDDPSLLFNLESSEEDAEEADSAQASKRGWAWRIARAAVPMQVALFTIFCAACLMQPNCCDNLNNLSMSFTPQLRYIRGPPPI from the exons ATGGGGAAAGTCAGCGTGGCCGTCCAAACGGACATATCCGAAATGCTTTCGGCCTCTTCTTCCACCAACACATCGCGTTCGTCATCGGAACAAG ATCTGCTCGCTGCCTGGGAGGACCTGCTGGGCTGGAGCGAGAATGCCTCGGCTGCCCGCAAGTTGCAGCAGGAGATGAGCGTGCTCAAGAACGCACTGCAGCGACTGGGGGACAAGCCCACTCCGGAACTCCTCGACACAGAGCCGGCCATTCAAATAGCCGTGGAGGCCCTCAAG CTGGAACAGACGCAACTGGCCAGCTACAGGACCAACATGCTGCGCCTCAACGCCTCCGTCCACAGCTGGCTGACCAGACAGGAGCGGCGTCTGCAGAACGCCTTAGAGgaacaggagcagcagcaggagtcCGAACAACTCAAGCAGGAGAAGCCGTTGGAGGAGAAGGCTGTGCAGTCCAACGGAGCTGTGGCCATCACGGTCACCGACAGCAATGGCAATCAGGTGGAAGCCATGGCCACTGGAGAAGCCTCCACCTCCACGGCTGCCTGGGATGTCCACTCGCTGATGTCCGCGGAGCAGGAGTTCCACAAGCATCTTAAGAACGAAGTGAGCGACATGTACAGCGCCTGGGATGAGGCAGATGCCAG AATCAACACGCAACTGGAGATGCTCACCAACTCGCTGATTGCCTGGCGTCAGCTAGAGTCTGGCCTGAGTGAGTTCCACTTGGCCTTGGGCCAGGATAGGGGCACCCTGAAGGGTCTTGAAGGAGCGCTGGACAAGGGACAGGCTACGCCCGTTGAGCTGGCCCAAAATGTCAAGCTGGTGGCTAAGCTGCTCTCCGAAAAGGTTAATGTGAGCCAGGAACAACTGCTGGCCGTACAGCAGCACCTCGACCCCAATCACATCTACCACATTGCCAAGTTTACGGCCTCGAATGGTTCGCTCTCGGACTCTGGCATTTCCGATGGCGGTGCCACTTCCGATGGTGGCCTCTCCGAGAGGGAGCGTCGATTGGGCGTGCTACGTCGCCTGGCCAAGCAGTTGGAACTGGCCTTGGCGCCGGGCAGCGAGGCAATGCGTTCGATTGCCGCCCGCATGGAGAGTGCCGAGGCCGAGTTGAAGCACCTGCAGAACACCTGCAGGGACTTGATTGTGCGCACGGCAGCCAGCCaccagcagaagcagcagcaacagagcCATCAAGTGCCACCCAAGGCCAATGGACAAGTAAAGAAGCAGGCTGGCAAGGCCAACGGTCAACCGCAGTCGCCTGGTAAACGCGGCAAGGGAGCGCGGAAAGCGCGTCAGGCCAAGAACGCTGGAGAGGATCAGCATGAGGAGAAGCTCAGTCCGGAGCAGCAGAAGATGGTGCTGAAGCATATTAAGACCCTCGCCAGTGGCGACGGTGGTGACGACCCCTCCGATGATCCCTCGCTGCTCTTTAACTTGGAAAGCTCCGAGGAAGATGCCGAAGAAGCGGATTCCGCACAGGCCAGCAAACGCGGTTGGGCGTGGCGCATAGCCAGGGCGGCTGTGCCCATGCAGGTGGCCCTGTTCACCATCTTCTGCGCCGCCTGTCTGATGCAGCCCAACTGCTGCGACAATCTGAACAACCTGTCCATGAGCTTTACGCCCCAGTTACGTTATATCCGCGGACCACCTCCGATCTGA
- the LOC128259019 gene encoding klarsicht protein isoform X8 — protein sequence MSVLKNALQRLGDKPTPELLDTEPAIQIAVEALKLEQTQLASYRTNMLRLNASVHSWLTRQERRLQNALEEQEQQQESEQLKQEKPLEEKAVQSNGAVAITVTDSNGNQVEAMATGEASTSTAAWDVHSLMSAEQEFHKHLKNEVSDMYSAWDEADARINTQLEMLTNSLIAWRQLESGLSEFHLALGQDRGTLKGLEGALDKGQATPVELAQNVKLVAKLLSEKVNVSQEQLLAVQQHLDPNHIYHIAKFTASNGSLSDSGISDGGATSDGGLSERERRLGVLRRLAKQLELALAPGSEAMRSIAARMESAEAELKHLQNTCRDLIVRTAASHQQKQQQQSHQVPPKANGQVKKQAGKANGQPQSPGKRGKGARKARQAKNAGEDQHEEKLSPEQQKMVLKHIKTLASGDGGDDPSDDPSLLFNLESSEEDAEEADSAQASKRGWAWRIARAAVPMQVALFTIFCAACLMQPNCCDNLNNLSMSFTPQLRYIRGPPPI from the exons ATGAGCGTGCTCAAGAACGCACTGCAGCGACTGGGGGACAAGCCCACTCCGGAACTCCTCGACACAGAGCCGGCCATTCAAATAGCCGTGGAGGCCCTCAAG CTGGAACAGACGCAACTGGCCAGCTACAGGACCAACATGCTGCGCCTCAACGCCTCCGTCCACAGCTGGCTGACCAGACAGGAGCGGCGTCTGCAGAACGCCTTAGAGgaacaggagcagcagcaggagtcCGAACAACTCAAGCAGGAGAAGCCGTTGGAGGAGAAGGCTGTGCAGTCCAACGGAGCTGTGGCCATCACGGTCACCGACAGCAATGGCAATCAGGTGGAAGCCATGGCCACTGGAGAAGCCTCCACCTCCACGGCTGCCTGGGATGTCCACTCGCTGATGTCCGCGGAGCAGGAGTTCCACAAGCATCTTAAGAACGAAGTGAGCGACATGTACAGCGCCTGGGATGAGGCAGATGCCAG AATCAACACGCAACTGGAGATGCTCACCAACTCGCTGATTGCCTGGCGTCAGCTAGAGTCTGGCCTGAGTGAGTTCCACTTGGCCTTGGGCCAGGATAGGGGCACCCTGAAGGGTCTTGAAGGAGCGCTGGACAAGGGACAGGCTACGCCCGTTGAGCTGGCCCAAAATGTCAAGCTGGTGGCTAAGCTGCTCTCCGAAAAGGTTAATGTGAGCCAGGAACAACTGCTGGCCGTACAGCAGCACCTCGACCCCAATCACATCTACCACATTGCCAAGTTTACGGCCTCGAATGGTTCGCTCTCGGACTCTGGCATTTCCGATGGCGGTGCCACTTCCGATGGTGGCCTCTCCGAGAGGGAGCGTCGATTGGGCGTGCTACGTCGCCTGGCCAAGCAGTTGGAACTGGCCTTGGCGCCGGGCAGCGAGGCAATGCGTTCGATTGCCGCCCGCATGGAGAGTGCCGAGGCCGAGTTGAAGCACCTGCAGAACACCTGCAGGGACTTGATTGTGCGCACGGCAGCCAGCCaccagcagaagcagcagcaacagagcCATCAAGTGCCACCCAAGGCCAATGGACAAGTAAAGAAGCAGGCTGGCAAGGCCAACGGTCAACCGCAGTCGCCTGGTAAACGCGGCAAGGGAGCGCGGAAAGCGCGTCAGGCCAAGAACGCTGGAGAGGATCAGCATGAGGAGAAGCTCAGTCCGGAGCAGCAGAAGATGGTGCTGAAGCATATTAAGACCCTCGCCAGTGGCGACGGTGGTGACGACCCCTCCGATGATCCCTCGCTGCTCTTTAACTTGGAAAGCTCCGAGGAAGATGCCGAAGAAGCGGATTCCGCACAGGCCAGCAAACGCGGTTGGGCGTGGCGCATAGCCAGGGCGGCTGTGCCCATGCAGGTGGCCCTGTTCACCATCTTCTGCGCCGCCTGTCTGATGCAGCCCAACTGCTGCGACAATCTGAACAACCTGTCCATGAGCTTTACGCCCCAGTTACGTTATATCCGCGGACCACCTCCGATCTGA